CGACCGCGTCGCCGAGGCCCACGGCGAGACCGTCCACGAGGTGCCGGTCGGCTTCAAGTGGGTCGCCGACGCGATGGGCGAACACGACGCCCTCGTCGGCGGGGAGGAGTCGGGCGGCTTCACCGTCCGCGGCCACGTCCGCGAGAAGGACGGCGTTTTGATGGCCCTGCTCGCGGCCGCGATGCACGCCGACGAACCGCTGGACGACCGGGTCGACCGCTTGCTCTCCGAGCACGGCACCGTCGTCCAGGACAAGATCAGCGTCGCCTGCCCGGACGAGGAGAAGACCCGCGTGATCGAGGACCTCGAGGCGGAGATCCCCGACGACGTGGCGGGAACCGCCGTCGACGGCGTCAACACCGCCGACGGCTTCAAACTCCAGCTCGCCGACGGCTCGTGGCTGCTGATCCGTCCCAGCGGAACCGAGCCCGTCCTGCGGGTCTACGCCGAGGCCGAGGACGAGCAGCGGGTCGCGGAGCTGCTCGAGGCCGGCGAGGAACTGGTCGAACCGCTGGTCTGAGCGCCGCTTCGAACCGGTTCTCGATCCTCGAGCCGACGGCGGGTTGCGACTTCCGGGCCCTTCTTTACCCGCGTCGGTCCGTTCTGTACGCCCATGAGCCAACGCGATCACGAGGACGCCACGTACATGGAACTCACCCCCGACGCGTGGCATCAAAACGACGAGGGCAACTACTACATCGACTGCCCGGAGTGTGGCTCCGCGGCGTCGCTGATGAACATCGTCAAGCACGGCCGCTGTAACGGCTACATGAACCAACAGGAGGACGAGACCGAACTCGACGAGGAGGCCTTCGACTGCACGGCGAAACTCCACCTCGAACTCGGCTACCGCTCCGCTCCCGACGAGACGATGAGCGAGGAGGCGCCCGGCGAGTCCGCCAGCGACGCCGAGACCGAGGAGGGCGTTCCGTCGTCGGAGGAGCCGGCCGGCTCGGACGGCGTGGTAAGCGGCGATCAGCAGTAAGAGTCGAACAGTTCGAGCGGTCCGCGCTCCGTTTCTCCCGTTCGCGACGTCGCTCAGTCGACGCGTTCCGCCGGGATGCCGGCGACCGTCGCGCCCGGTTCGACGTCGTCCGTGACGACCGATCCCGCGCCGACGGCCGCATCCTCGCCGACCGTGATATCGCCGAGCAGCGTCGCGTTCGCGCCGATCTGGACGCCGTCCTCGACCGTCGGGTGGCGCTTGATCGGTTCGTTCGTGTCGCCGCCGAGCGTGACGCCGTGGTACAGGTGGACGTCGTCACCGATATCGGCCGTCTCACCGATCACGACGCCCATACCGTGGTCGATCGTCACCCGCTCCCCGACCGTCGCGCCCGGGTGGATCTCGACGCCGGTCAGCAGGCGCACGACGTTGGACAACAGTCGCGCGGTGAGTTCGAAGCCGGCGGTCCAGAGCCGGTGGAGCAGCAGGTGCGCCCAGACGGCGTGGAGACCCGGATAACAGCAGAGGACCTCGAGTCGGCCCGTCGCCGCGGGGTCGCGGGCGGCCATCGCCCGGACGTCCTCACGAATCCGCCGGAACATCGCTCACCCGGTTGCCTGCGGCCGGAGCGGTCCTAATGCGACGCTGGCGGCGCGATCGCCCGCGAGGACGCGGCCGACAGCAACACCGGCCACTGTCGCGACGAGGATACTCCCTGTCGGTACGCCCGGTGTGGCCGGCGGCTACCATATCCTGGCATACCGCCGAGGGCGCCTAAAAGGGTTCGTTTCCCCGCGGTCTGCCACCGACCGGCGGGCCGTCACTTCCCGCGGGCGAGTCGTCGGCCGATCCGTTCGGGGAGCCCCGCCTCCGCGACGGCCGCCTGCACGGCCTCGATA
This portion of the Haloterrigena gelatinilytica genome encodes:
- the cysE gene encoding serine O-acetyltransferase gives rise to the protein MFRRIREDVRAMAARDPAATGRLEVLCCYPGLHAVWAHLLLHRLWTAGFELTARLLSNVVRLLTGVEIHPGATVGERVTIDHGMGVVIGETADIGDDVHLYHGVTLGGDTNEPIKRHPTVEDGVQIGANATLLGDITVGEDAAVGAGSVVTDDVEPGATVAGIPAERVD